In Gimesia benthica, a single window of DNA contains:
- a CDS encoding outer membrane protein assembly factor BamB family protein: MRFTPLLLLTVCCGLFLSTAATHAETWPQFRGADGSGVSSETNLPTKWSAQEGLLWSVDLPGRANSSPAITAKRVDLTTKTPDNGLWILSFDRKTGQQLLKVKVGSGELAAPGPRNLWEHRHNAATPTPMSDEENIWAFFGSGLLVCVDAASGGIVWQKDMVKDYGAYDITFGMGSTPRLWNNLLIVTCMTKGPSYVVAFDKETGKEVWKANRKLPAEKDGADAYSTPTIFQRGDQTELLVSGSDHVNAYDPATGKQLWIAGGLDIPSPFGRIIAAPVANKEMIIATSGNPGGGGLGYIKAFKQGGTGDISKSGLLWKFDTATPDASTPLIMNDKLYMVSQNGVATCLNLSDGEPVWKKRVNGQYFSALVGGDNKVYFLSIEGLCTVIDAKTGEVIAENQLPGNFYSTPAISDGIIYLRSFDKLYAIKGK, translated from the coding sequence ATGCGATTCACACCTTTGTTGTTACTTACCGTCTGCTGCGGTTTGTTTTTATCGACCGCAGCGACTCACGCAGAGACCTGGCCTCAGTTTCGTGGTGCCGATGGCAGTGGAGTCTCTTCCGAAACAAATCTTCCGACAAAGTGGTCGGCTCAGGAGGGCCTACTCTGGTCTGTCGATCTCCCCGGTCGTGCGAACTCTTCTCCGGCGATCACAGCGAAACGGGTCGACCTGACGACTAAAACTCCCGATAACGGTCTCTGGATTCTCTCCTTCGACCGAAAGACTGGTCAGCAGCTGCTGAAAGTCAAAGTCGGAAGTGGGGAACTCGCGGCACCGGGTCCCCGCAATCTCTGGGAACATCGCCACAATGCTGCGACGCCAACCCCGATGTCTGATGAAGAAAATATCTGGGCATTCTTTGGTTCCGGGTTGCTGGTCTGCGTCGATGCCGCTTCCGGGGGAATCGTCTGGCAGAAGGACATGGTCAAAGACTATGGTGCGTACGACATCACCTTCGGCATGGGCTCCACTCCTCGCCTGTGGAACAACCTGCTGATCGTCACCTGCATGACCAAGGGCCCCTCGTATGTCGTGGCTTTCGATAAAGAAACCGGCAAAGAGGTCTGGAAAGCCAACCGCAAACTACCCGCAGAGAAGGACGGCGCAGACGCTTACTCGACACCGACTATTTTTCAGCGCGGCGATCAGACGGAACTGCTGGTTTCCGGTTCCGATCATGTGAATGCCTACGATCCCGCGACGGGCAAACAACTGTGGATTGCCGGCGGTCTGGATATTCCGAGCCCCTTCGGCCGAATCATCGCGGCACCGGTCGCGAACAAAGAGATGATCATCGCGACTTCCGGGAATCCCGGTGGAGGCGGCCTGGGTTACATCAAAGCTTTCAAGCAGGGTGGCACGGGAGACATCAGCAAGTCGGGCCTGCTCTGGAAATTTGATACAGCTACCCCCGATGCATCCACGCCCCTGATCATGAATGACAAACTGTATATGGTCAGCCAGAATGGTGTGGCGACCTGCCTGAACCTCAGCGATGGGGAACCCGTCTGGAAAAAGCGGGTGAACGGCCAGTACTTCTCGGCTCTGGTTGGTGGAGACAACAAGGTCTACTTCCTGAGCATTGAAGGGTTGTGTACGGTCATCGATGCTAAGACAGGAGAGGTGATTGCCGAGAACCAGTTGCCCGGCAATTTCTATTCGACTCCCGCCATCAGTGACGGAATCATTTACCTGCGTTCGTTCGATAAGCTGTACGCAATCAAAGGTAAATAA
- a CDS encoding NAD(P)H-dependent glycerol-3-phosphate dehydrogenase codes for MTTKVAILGGGGMATACASLLTESPETAVSMWVRKPEVAEDINVHRENRRLLPGVKLPDAVHVTSDVDAAVKDADFLVIAIPTEFVRQALTTLKPHLKGETPVVSVIKGIEIETFYRPSEIITDVLGPRPVVVLGGPSHAEEIARRLPASVVAASGELDLARETQQLFSTDRFRVYTNLDIIGVELAGALKNVIAIAAGICDGGKYGDNAKSAIMTRGLVEMTLFGASFGAEPSTFSGLAGVGDLITTCMSPFGRNRSLGERLGRGETLQEILNSMEAVAEGVNTTRSVYNLAEQRGLEMPITTEIYRVLFEGKSPEDATQTLMTRPPREE; via the coding sequence ATGACAACCAAAGTGGCAATTCTGGGTGGAGGCGGGATGGCGACCGCCTGTGCATCATTGCTCACAGAAAGCCCGGAGACAGCGGTCTCCATGTGGGTCCGTAAGCCGGAAGTCGCTGAAGATATCAACGTCCATCGGGAAAATCGCAGACTGCTGCCGGGAGTCAAGCTGCCTGACGCGGTGCATGTGACCTCAGACGTCGATGCTGCGGTGAAAGATGCCGATTTTCTGGTCATTGCAATCCCCACCGAATTTGTCAGACAGGCGCTGACCACACTGAAGCCACACCTGAAAGGGGAAACGCCGGTCGTCAGTGTGATCAAGGGGATTGAGATAGAGACTTTTTATCGTCCCAGCGAAATCATTACTGACGTGCTGGGACCGCGGCCTGTCGTGGTACTGGGAGGCCCCAGCCATGCGGAAGAAATCGCCCGCCGTCTGCCGGCCAGTGTCGTGGCTGCCAGCGGGGAGCTCGATCTTGCTCGCGAGACGCAGCAACTCTTCAGCACAGACCGTTTCCGTGTCTATACGAATTTGGACATCATTGGTGTCGAACTGGCCGGGGCACTCAAAAATGTAATCGCGATTGCAGCCGGGATCTGCGATGGGGGCAAATATGGCGACAACGCCAAGTCGGCCATCATGACACGCGGACTGGTGGAGATGACTCTGTTCGGAGCCTCTTTTGGTGCCGAACCGTCCACGTTTTCAGGTCTGGCTGGTGTTGGCGACCTGATCACAACCTGCATGAGCCCCTTTGGTCGCAACCGGAGTCTGGGAGAACGGCTCGGCCGCGGCGAGACGCTGCAAGAGATCCTCAACAGCATGGAGGCAGTCGCGGAGGGTGTCAACACGACTCGCAGCGTTTATAATCTGGCAGAACAGAGAGGGCTGGAAATGCCCATCACAACCGAGATCTATCGGGTGCTGTTTGAAGGCAAGTCACCCGAAGATGCCACCCAGACCCTGATGACACGCCCCCCACGTGAGGAATAA
- a CDS encoding NTP transferase domain-containing protein has protein sequence MSAPAAVILAAGKSTRMKSELPKVLHPILGRPMIDYVLDAARAAGCEKIVVIVGHKAEEVKTALSHHPDVEFALQAEQKGTGHAVMMSADNLAEHDGPVLVLAGDTPLLKGSSLSRLLEVQQQQNAACVVGTAITEANEGLGRIVRDTNGSFLRIVEQKDATPEEAAILEINTGCFAFDGRQLFKALNQVRPNNNQAEYYLTDCAEILLKDGETVLAETAFTIQEALGVNTQEQLAEVADILQQETA, from the coding sequence GTGAGCGCTCCTGCTGCAGTGATCCTCGCCGCTGGTAAAAGTACCCGGATGAAATCTGAACTTCCCAAGGTCCTGCACCCGATTCTGGGGCGTCCCATGATTGATTATGTGCTGGACGCCGCCCGCGCTGCCGGCTGCGAAAAAATTGTGGTCATCGTGGGGCATAAAGCGGAAGAGGTCAAAACAGCGTTGTCCCACCATCCGGATGTGGAGTTTGCTCTGCAGGCAGAACAGAAGGGGACGGGACATGCCGTAATGATGAGTGCCGATAATCTGGCCGAACATGACGGACCGGTACTCGTACTCGCGGGAGATACACCACTGTTGAAAGGGAGTTCACTCTCGCGTCTGCTGGAAGTTCAGCAACAGCAGAATGCTGCCTGCGTAGTAGGGACCGCGATCACCGAAGCCAACGAAGGTCTCGGACGCATCGTGCGCGACACGAACGGCAGTTTCCTGCGGATCGTGGAACAGAAAGATGCGACCCCGGAAGAAGCTGCGATTCTTGAAATCAACACGGGCTGTTTTGCATTCGATGGCAGACAGTTATTCAAAGCTCTGAATCAGGTCAGACCCAATAACAATCAGGCCGAATACTATCTGACCGACTGTGCAGAAATTCTACTCAAAGACGGGGAAACGGTCCTGGCAGAAACCGCATTCACTATCCAGGAAGCGCTGGGCGTCAATACCCAGGAACAGCTGGCTGAGGTCGCAGACATTCTGCAACAGGAAACGGCGTAA
- a CDS encoding ribose-phosphate diphosphokinase — protein MYDHLTLLSGRAHPKLAGEIAEYLGIRLASVELSNFPDGEISLKLNQNVRGRDVFIVQPTSPPVNDNLMELLILMDACRRASAERITAVIPYFGYARQDRKDSGRVPITSKLVANLINEAGADRVLAMDLHAAQIQGFFDTPVDHLYAAPILDRYFRSLNIPDKDLVVVSPDEGSIKRTLQHNNNIGGTLAIVDKRRKNALETQQANIIGGPIEGKIALLFDDMISTAGSIVGAVNVVKEHGAKEIYVGASHAVFCGPAIKSLSEAPIKEIVVTNSLPIPDQDKLSNLRTISIAPLLGEAIRRIHRNESVSHLFD, from the coding sequence ATGTATGACCACCTCACACTTCTCAGTGGACGAGCTCATCCCAAACTGGCCGGAGAAATTGCAGAATATCTCGGCATTCGACTGGCCTCAGTCGAATTATCGAATTTTCCGGATGGGGAAATCAGCCTGAAACTCAATCAGAACGTGCGGGGACGCGATGTTTTTATCGTGCAGCCCACTTCACCGCCGGTCAATGATAACCTGATGGAACTGTTGATCCTGATGGATGCCTGTCGACGTGCGAGTGCCGAACGGATCACCGCCGTCATTCCCTATTTTGGCTATGCCCGCCAGGACCGGAAAGACTCGGGACGGGTTCCGATTACCTCCAAACTGGTCGCCAACCTCATCAACGAAGCAGGCGCGGATCGCGTCCTGGCGATGGACCTGCATGCAGCTCAGATTCAGGGTTTCTTTGATACCCCCGTGGATCACCTGTATGCAGCGCCGATTCTCGACCGCTATTTCCGCAGCCTGAATATTCCCGATAAGGATCTGGTGGTCGTCAGCCCCGATGAAGGCAGCATCAAGCGGACGCTGCAGCACAATAATAATATCGGGGGCACGCTGGCGATTGTGGATAAACGCCGCAAGAACGCCCTGGAAACACAGCAGGCCAATATTATCGGCGGTCCGATCGAAGGCAAAATCGCCCTGCTGTTTGACGACATGATCTCCACGGCCGGTTCGATTGTGGGAGCCGTGAATGTGGTTAAAGAGCATGGTGCCAAAGAAATTTATGTTGGTGCTTCCCATGCTGTCTTTTGTGGACCGGCAATCAAGTCTCTCAGCGAAGCTCCCATCAAAGAGATTGTGGTGACCAACAGTCTGCCGATTCCCGATCAGGACAAGCTTTCGAATTTACGTACGATTTCGATTGCACCCCTGCTGGGAGAAGCCATTCGCCGAATACATCGCAATGAATCGGTCAGCCACCTGTTCGACTGA
- a CDS encoding SDR family oxidoreductase, producing the protein MQKLIIGCGYVGREVARRWLEAGHDVAALTRSEANAQQFSDLGIQPVLGEITNPETLQGLPESETVLYAVGFDRSASQSRREVYVEGLAHALSVIKERTQQIIYLSSTSVYGQTAGEWVDETSACEPERENGQICLEAEQLFAQQKLLGEAVVEGNARAVILRLAGIYGPGRLLARMEQIKAGEPLAGRPDAWLNLIHLDDIVQTILRCDGDLQLASHYLVSDSRPVTRQEYYETLAQLLEAPQPRFATGEAADVKSKSTRPNSTERAAGVNKRCNNKRLREELGVQLQYPSIWEGLSQAIKNT; encoded by the coding sequence ATGCAAAAACTGATCATTGGTTGTGGATATGTAGGACGGGAAGTGGCTCGTCGATGGCTGGAGGCGGGGCACGATGTGGCTGCACTCACGCGCTCGGAAGCCAACGCACAGCAGTTTTCCGATCTGGGAATTCAGCCCGTCCTGGGAGAGATCACAAATCCGGAAACGCTGCAGGGCCTCCCCGAGTCGGAAACCGTGTTGTATGCGGTGGGCTTTGATCGATCTGCGAGCCAGTCTCGACGCGAAGTTTACGTCGAAGGTCTCGCGCATGCCCTGTCAGTAATTAAAGAGCGTACACAGCAGATCATTTATCTCTCCAGTACCAGTGTCTATGGTCAGACGGCGGGGGAGTGGGTCGACGAGACCTCGGCATGCGAACCGGAGCGGGAGAACGGGCAGATCTGTCTGGAGGCAGAACAGTTGTTCGCCCAGCAGAAACTGCTCGGAGAAGCAGTTGTCGAGGGAAACGCACGGGCTGTAATTCTCAGACTGGCAGGGATTTATGGTCCCGGGAGACTGCTGGCCCGGATGGAACAGATCAAAGCGGGAGAACCACTGGCGGGTAGACCTGATGCCTGGCTGAATCTGATTCATCTGGATGACATCGTTCAGACAATCCTCCGCTGTGATGGAGACTTGCAGCTCGCTTCCCATTATCTGGTGAGTGACAGTCGTCCCGTAACGCGTCAGGAATATTACGAAACCCTGGCTCAACTGCTCGAAGCACCTCAGCCCCGGTTTGCGACGGGAGAAGCGGCGGATGTGAAGTCAAAATCGACCCGCCCTAATAGCACTGAACGTGCTGCTGGTGTTAATAAACGATGTAATAACAAAAGGTTACGTGAAGAGCTGGGAGTGCAGTTACAGTATCCCAGTATCTGGGAAGGGCTCTCTCAGGCGATTAAAAATACCTGA
- the aroA gene encoding 3-phosphoshikimate 1-carboxyvinyltransferase produces MSDTYQVQPVSGPLNGAVRPPGSKSITNRALIVAALAEGQTELTGVLDSRDTQVMIESLNRLGINVDHDPENCTVVVQGCGGQIPASEASLWLENSGTSIRFLTALCSVGQGEFQLDGNARMRQRPIQDLIDALAQLGVDVSCESGTGCPPVRVKARGLLGGETAIAGNVSSQYLSALLMVAPAALGPTTITIQGEMVSRPYLDITLGVMAQFGVTIDRVQNDVWRILPQTYQRPGAYDIEPDASAASYFFAAAAITGGSVTVDGLNQDALQGDINFIRVLEDMGCDIKRDRNSITVHGKPLKGIDVDMNEISDTAQTLAAVALFAEGPTCIRNVAHIRHKETDRLSAIATELKRMGIQVEETDDSVTIHPGEIQPAVIETYDDHRMAMSFALVGLKVPGIQIADPGCTAKTYPRFFDDLEWLCGQTS; encoded by the coding sequence ATGTCCGACACTTACCAGGTTCAACCAGTTTCCGGTCCGCTCAACGGGGCTGTCAGACCACCCGGTTCCAAGAGCATCACTAATCGCGCGTTAATTGTCGCTGCCTTGGCAGAGGGGCAGACTGAACTGACCGGCGTCCTGGACAGTCGTGATACCCAGGTGATGATCGAAAGCCTGAACCGACTGGGAATTAACGTCGATCACGATCCGGAAAATTGCACAGTCGTCGTTCAAGGCTGCGGGGGCCAGATCCCCGCCAGCGAAGCGTCACTCTGGCTGGAAAACAGTGGCACCAGTATCCGTTTTCTGACCGCGCTCTGCTCGGTAGGGCAGGGGGAATTTCAGCTGGACGGTAACGCACGTATGCGGCAGCGACCGATTCAGGATCTGATTGACGCCCTTGCACAGCTGGGAGTCGATGTTTCCTGTGAATCCGGCACTGGTTGTCCGCCAGTCCGGGTAAAAGCCCGAGGATTGTTGGGTGGAGAAACGGCGATTGCCGGTAATGTCTCCAGTCAGTATCTGAGTGCCCTGCTGATGGTGGCGCCAGCTGCACTGGGACCCACAACAATTACCATTCAGGGCGAGATGGTTTCGAGGCCCTATCTGGACATCACCCTTGGTGTGATGGCGCAATTCGGTGTGACCATAGATCGAGTGCAGAATGATGTCTGGAGAATCCTGCCGCAAACTTATCAGCGACCCGGCGCCTATGATATTGAGCCGGATGCTTCCGCCGCGAGCTACTTTTTTGCAGCAGCTGCGATCACAGGCGGTTCGGTCACCGTGGACGGACTCAACCAGGATGCCTTGCAGGGAGATATTAACTTCATCCGCGTTCTGGAAGACATGGGCTGTGACATCAAGCGGGACCGTAACAGCATTACGGTACACGGGAAACCCTTAAAGGGCATTGATGTTGATATGAATGAAATCAGCGATACCGCCCAGACGCTGGCAGCAGTAGCTCTGTTTGCTGAGGGACCAACGTGTATCCGCAACGTTGCTCATATCCGACATAAGGAAACAGACCGTCTGTCTGCCATCGCGACCGAACTGAAACGCATGGGGATTCAAGTCGAAGAAACGGATGACTCCGTGACAATTCATCCCGGAGAAATTCAGCCGGCGGTGATTGAGACCTACGACGACCATCGGATGGCGATGAGCTTTGCCCTGGTGGGGTTGAAGGTGCCCGGTATTCAGATTGCAGATCCCGGCTGTACTGCGAAAACATATCCCCGGTTTTTTGACGACCTGGAATGGTTGTGTGGTCAGACGTCGTGA
- the rsmB gene encoding 16S rRNA (cytosine(967)-C(5))-methyltransferase RsmB — protein sequence MWSDVVMKKNVWEDQSKSRPADELALPQYFRSARQLAFFLLEAYRTEDQFVADSLQQWSRRIDLSQQDRRLAMEISIGVIRRQLTLDTLIESQLTRPREKVEPALWTLLRTGVYQLVMLDQIPDHAAVSETVELAGKVGRERWKKLVNAILRSVGRLLTTDEVTEPQANAVPLSAQRFRCLTTDLFPDPKVDQAGYFSRAFSYPQSVMTDWLSRYDSQQVQSIAQWFNQRNTLYLRTNLLQNSRDELLNELQSAGIAVSPGAEPQSIRLENAVPLESLVGFDAGKFTIQDESAMAAGNLLSPQPEETVWDLCAAPGTKTTHLAELMFNRGTIVATDVSPDRLEKIEQNASRLGLTCIRTQLINTRGATLPEEQFDAILVDAPCSNSGVLGKRPEARWRLEEHSLQELQKIQQDLLQTALRQLKPEGRLVYSTCSFDPRENGELLKKVLTQFPERQIVQENLHLPGAPSDGGYQALVR from the coding sequence GTGTGGTCAGACGTCGTGATGAAAAAAAACGTCTGGGAAGATCAATCAAAGTCCCGTCCGGCGGATGAGCTGGCGCTACCGCAATATTTTCGTTCCGCCCGGCAACTCGCCTTTTTTCTGCTGGAAGCGTATCGCACGGAGGACCAGTTTGTCGCTGATTCCCTGCAACAGTGGAGTCGTCGGATCGATCTGTCGCAGCAGGACCGTCGCCTTGCAATGGAAATCAGCATCGGCGTGATCCGCCGCCAGTTGACACTGGACACACTGATTGAAAGCCAGCTCACACGCCCCCGCGAGAAGGTTGAGCCGGCACTTTGGACACTGCTCAGAACCGGCGTCTATCAGCTGGTGATGCTCGATCAGATTCCCGATCATGCTGCTGTTTCAGAAACCGTCGAACTGGCCGGAAAGGTCGGCAGGGAACGCTGGAAGAAACTGGTGAATGCCATCCTGAGGTCAGTGGGCAGACTGCTGACCACAGACGAAGTCACAGAGCCCCAGGCGAATGCAGTCCCACTCAGCGCACAGCGGTTTCGCTGTCTAACAACGGATCTGTTTCCGGATCCGAAAGTCGATCAGGCAGGATATTTTTCGCGGGCATTCAGCTATCCGCAGTCGGTGATGACAGACTGGTTGTCGCGATATGACAGCCAGCAGGTTCAATCCATCGCGCAATGGTTCAACCAGCGTAATACCCTCTACCTGCGTACGAATCTGCTGCAGAACAGTCGGGATGAACTCTTGAACGAGCTGCAGTCTGCAGGAATCGCAGTCAGCCCGGGCGCAGAGCCGCAATCAATCCGTCTCGAAAACGCAGTTCCGCTTGAGTCACTGGTCGGCTTCGATGCCGGTAAGTTTACCATCCAGGATGAATCGGCGATGGCCGCCGGCAACCTGCTCAGTCCGCAACCGGAGGAAACGGTCTGGGATCTGTGTGCAGCACCGGGAACCAAAACCACACATCTGGCAGAGCTGATGTTCAATCGGGGTACGATCGTCGCCACCGATGTCTCCCCGGACCGTCTGGAAAAAATCGAACAGAATGCATCCCGACTGGGGCTGACCTGCATTCGCACACAGTTGATCAACACCAGGGGGGCTACGCTGCCTGAAGAGCAGTTCGATGCCATTCTGGTCGATGCTCCCTGTTCGAATTCAGGTGTGCTGGGGAAACGCCCTGAGGCTCGCTGGCGGCTGGAAGAGCACTCTCTCCAGGAACTCCAGAAGATCCAGCAGGACTTACTGCAAACAGCACTCAGACAGCTCAAACCGGAAGGCCGGCTCGTGTATTCCACCTGCTCTTTTGACCCACGGGAGAATGGCGAGTTGTTGAAAAAGGTGTTAACCCAATTCCCGGAACGACAGATCGTCCAGGAGAACCTGCACCTGCCAGGAGCACCCAGCGATGGGGGATATCAGGCCCTCGTACGCTGA
- a CDS encoding DNA-directed RNA polymerase subunit alpha C-terminal domain-containing protein, producing MSVDELIDVKGVFNSTESVGYSDVEQLKRIVCSDQVSELNSEVQSLVKRIADGESSSALCARVGIALHLLGKHRQAVIELEKVTDNATAAFFHAVSLIALKRYDDADQQLEAAAKLGYDSIECSLRRAETRRLVSKLDEAESLLSSIAKDAAGRAEYSFQMGCIRSDRGDLYGAIEYFERAVDMDPRHSRAIFRLAGENASRGNDEDAIRLYEQSLSSPPFYLGAILNLGLLYEDMENYPAAAFCFRRILEADPTNEMAAMYLKDIEAADNMYYDEETARNEARMKQLLDRPVTDFELSVRSRNCLHAMDIHTLGDLTRVSENDLLAGKNFGQTSLDEIREMLSSFGLHIGQNLHEALGQEGGYAALPPELADNPVTEKPISDLGLSVRSRKCMSRLGIGTIGELLRRSPDELLASRNFGVTSLNEIREKLTEMNLKLRND from the coding sequence GTGAGTGTCGACGAATTAATTGACGTAAAAGGTGTATTTAACAGCACTGAGAGTGTAGGCTACTCGGATGTCGAGCAATTGAAAAGAATTGTTTGCTCTGATCAGGTTTCAGAGCTCAACAGTGAAGTACAGTCGCTCGTCAAACGCATTGCAGACGGAGAAAGTTCTTCGGCACTGTGTGCCCGGGTCGGCATCGCCCTGCATCTGCTGGGTAAGCATCGGCAGGCCGTTATCGAACTGGAAAAAGTCACGGATAACGCAACCGCTGCTTTTTTTCATGCCGTCTCGCTGATCGCTCTCAAACGTTATGACGATGCAGATCAACAGCTGGAAGCTGCTGCCAAGCTGGGTTACGACTCGATCGAATGCTCGCTGCGGCGTGCAGAAACCCGTCGTCTGGTCAGCAAGCTGGATGAAGCAGAATCGCTGCTCTCTTCCATCGCCAAAGATGCCGCTGGTCGTGCTGAGTACTCATTCCAGATGGGTTGCATTCGGTCCGATCGTGGCGACCTGTATGGCGCAATTGAATACTTCGAACGTGCCGTCGACATGGATCCCCGTCATTCACGGGCTATCTTCCGTCTGGCTGGAGAAAACGCATCACGTGGAAACGACGAAGATGCGATTCGCCTGTATGAGCAGTCTCTTTCCAGCCCGCCGTTCTACCTAGGCGCGATCCTGAACCTGGGTCTGCTTTACGAAGACATGGAAAACTACCCGGCTGCTGCCTTCTGTTTCCGTCGGATTCTGGAAGCGGATCCAACCAACGAGATGGCAGCGATGTACCTCAAGGACATCGAAGCAGCCGACAACATGTACTACGACGAAGAGACTGCCCGCAACGAAGCCCGCATGAAGCAGCTGCTGGATCGTCCCGTTACCGACTTCGAACTGTCTGTCCGCAGCCGCAACTGTCTGCACGCGATGGACATTCACACGCTGGGTGATCTGACACGCGTCAGTGAAAACGATCTGCTGGCCGGTAAGAACTTTGGGCAGACCTCACTGGACGAAATTCGCGAGATGCTGTCTTCCTTCGGTCTGCACATCGGTCAGAACCTGCACGAGGCTCTGGGGCAGGAAGGTGGCTATGCCGCTCTGCCTCCGGAACTGGCAGACAACCCGGTTACCGAAAAGCCGATCTCCGATCTGGGGCTTTCCGTGCGTTCGCGAAAATGTATGTCGCGTCTCGGTATCGGCACCATTGGTGAGCTGCTGCGTCGCAGCCCGGACGAGCTGCTGGCCAGCCGGAACTTCGGTGTGACCTCGCTGAACGAAATTCGCGAGAAGCTGACCGAGATGAACCTCAAGCTGCGTAACGACTAG